The Sporocytophaga myxococcoides DSM 11118 genome segment AGTCAGACAACCGCTTTTAAAGGATACAAAAAATAATAACCCATTTTGGTAAAAATATAAAGCCCTTTGCTCCGGTTGCAAAAGGGTTTTTTCGTTCTGAACTTCTCTTGCTTACCTTTGCTTGACTTTAAAAGAATATCAATAAGCACAGAAGTATATAATGTTGAGAAAACCATCACAAGGGAAAAACAACCCTACCCTTACAGAGCGGTATGGAGCACTGAAAAACCTTCTCCCTTTTTTTAAGATAATCTGGAAGGCAAGTCCTTTAATGGCTGTGTCAAATGGAGTTCTGAGAATCGTTAAAGGTATCATCCCGCTTCTGATGCTTTTAATAGCTCGTAAGATAATCGATGAGATTGTTATGATTTCAGGACATCAGGCGGAAGTCACCTCGAGGCTTTGGATTCTTGTAGGAAGTGAATTTGCATTGGCTATCCTCTCCGATTTACTTTCAAGAGCCATTGCGCTGCTGGACAGCCTTCTTGGTGACCTGGTTGCTAACAGTACTTCTCTCAAACTAATGGACCATGCCGCTCAGCTGGATATGAATCACTTTGAGGATTCAGAATTTTATGATAAGCTGGAGCGTGCAAGGAGACAAACTCTTGGTCGTACTGTGCTGATGTCTCAAGTGCTAAGTCAGATGCAGGATGCCATATCCTTAGCTGGTCTTTCTGCAGGTCTTATTCTTTTTAATCCCTGGCTTATACTTTTATTGCTAATCGCTGTCATTCCAGCATTTCTTGGGGAAGCACATTTTAATGAAAAGACTTACTCTCTGGTACACGGACAAACGCCTGAAAGGCGTGAATTGGATTATATCCGCTATATCGGAGCAAGCGATGAAACAGCTAAAGAAGTTAAAATCTTCAACTTATCAGACTTCCTGAAATCGAGGTTTGCTGAACTTTCTTCAAAATTCTATAAGGCCAATAAAGCTTTGGCTTCTAAAAGAGCAATGTGGGGAGGCGCATTGGCAGCCATAGGCAGTGCAGGATATTATGGGGCTTATGTATTTATCATCATCAGAACAGTAAATGGCAGCCTCTCTTTGGGAGACCTTACATTCCTCGCAGGTTCCTTCAATCAGTTGAGAACATTGCTTCAATCAATGCTTACAAGATTTTCAACAATTGCAGAAGGCTCCCTATACCTAAAAGACCTTTTTGATTTCTTTGAATTAAAACCGGAAATCATAAGCCCAGCAACTCCAAGGCCTTTTCCAAATCCAATACAGCAAGGCTTTCTCTTTGAAAATGTTGGATTTAAATATAAACATGCGGAAAAATGGGCTATCAGAAATTTAAACTTTACATTAAACGCAGGTGAAAAACTCGCATTGGTAGGTGAAAACGGGGCTGGTAAAACAACACTTGTAAAGCTCCTTGCCAGATTGTACGATCCTACAGAAGGAAGGATTTTACTTGACGGTCATGATATAAAAGAATATGACGTTTTGGAATTGCGTTCAGGGATAGGGGTTATATTTCAGGATTTTGTGAGGTTTCAGATGACTGCAGGGAATAATATTGCTGTGGGCAGAATAGAACAAAAAGAAAATGTATCCAGAATTGAACACGCGGCCTCTAAAAGCCTTGCTGATTCTGTTATTATCAAACTGCCTAAAGGCTATGAACAAATTATTGGACGTCGGTTTGCAGAAGGCGTAGATCTTTCTGGTGGAGAATGGCAGAAAATTGCACTTGGAAGAGCCTATATGAGAGACGCCCAGGTACTTATACTTGATGAACCAACGGCTGCTCTGGATGCAAGAGCTGAACATGAAGTTTTTGTGAGATTTTCCGAATTGACCAAAGGCAAAACTGCAGTATTGATAAGCCATCGATTCTCTACTGTCCGCATGGCAGACAGAATCCTGGTGATAGAAAATGGCCAACTTCTGGAAATCGGATCTCATGAAGAGTTGCTCAAAAAAGAAGGTCGATATGCCGAACTCTTTAATTTGCAGGCTCGGGGATATTTGTAGTAAAGTTGAAAGTTTAAAGCTTAAAGTTCAAAGTATATATTTACTAACGCTTAAAGCATATCTGAACAGAGCACACTTAATTTAAAACGTGAAAGATAAAATTATGTCGATAGATTATTATGATTGCATTATAGTGGGGGGAAGCTACTCTGGCCTTTCTGCAGCTATGGCATTGGGAAGGTCTTTAAGAAAAGTACTTGTAATAGATGATGGCAAACCATGTAATGCTACAACACCACATTCCCAAAATTTCATCACGCATGATGGTAAAAAACCTGCTGAGATAACTGCAATTGCAAAGCATCAGGTTGAGCAATATAAATCCGTAAGCTTTTATAAAGGCTTTGCCATAAAAGGTAGAAAACTGGATGAAGGATTTGAAATAGAAACAAAAGCCGGGGACAAATTCGGAAGTAAAAAACTGATTTTTGCGACAGGCATCAGAGACATAATGCCTGAGATTTCAGGATTTTCAGAATGTTGGGGCATATCGGTCATACATTGCCCATATTGTCATGGATTTGAATATCGAGAAAGCAAGACAGCAATCATGGCAAATGGTGACCTCGCTTTTCATTTCACTCCATTGATTTACAATCTTACAAAAGATCTGGTTTTGATAACCGGCGGAAAGTCCACTCTAACAATTGAACAAACAGAAAAAATAAAACAACATAATATTCCAATTATTGAGAAAGAGATAGTTCAGGTTATCCATAAGAAAGGCTATCTGGAAGAGGCAATCTTTAAAGACGGTTCTAAAATTCCTCTGGAAGCATTGTATGCCAGGCCGCTTTTTGAGCAGCATTCCGGTATACCTGTTTCCCTTGGATGCGAAATTACTGAGCAAGGCTATATTAAGATTGATAATATGCAAAAGACGACAGTTCCAGGAGTCTTTGCTTGTGGAGACAACAGCAGCTTTATGCGTTCCGTTGCTAATGCAGTTTCTTCCGGAAACATGGCTGGTGCTGCTACAAATAAGGAACTGTCTGAAATGGAATTTTAAAAAGTTGAAAGTATAAGTATAAAGTTGAAAGTATAGTTAGAAAATGAAAAATAGTAAAAACCAATCAGGGGAAGTATTCAGATAATGATAAAGTATAGAAAATTATCGCAACTCCAACTTTGAACTTTATACTTTTAACTTCAACAATAAAAAAGGCCCTCCTGGAGGGCCTTCTTATAAACACTTAGTGTATTACGAAAATATAAGGTGCTAAATGAATCTAAAGGATTAAAAGACCAGAAAGTCTGCGCATTCTGCTTTTAACTCTTCTTTTGTTTTTGGCAATTCTCCCTGGATACCTGTAGCAAGTTTTCTTACTAGTACACCTACAATCGCTTTTCTGAAACCTAGTTTTTCCGCAATCTCTATACATGCAGAAATTTCATTTTCATTATCGCTTCCTTCTACTATTGCCATTTCAACCAAATCATATACTCTGTCAAATCTATCAGAATCTGTTTTAGGAACTTTGAATTTGATAGCCTTATCTGATTTAATTATTGTTTTTAATTTATCATTACTTAATCCGTTTCTCTTTCCGATTTCGAAAATAAGTCTCTTTTCTGCCATCGAAAAATTACCGTCTGATTTAGCAATTGCCACAAGGTTGTTTATGTGACTTTTAACTCCCTTAGTCTTTTTGCTCTCAAAAATATCCAGTGTGAGTTCCATATTTTTTACAATTTTTATCTAAGACAAATGTAACAGCTTAGTAATGAAAAATGCAAAAACAAACTCAAAAAAATAAGACAAAATCTAGAAAATCGGCCTATATTCTTTCAATCTTAACACTTATATTGAGAAAAGTACAATTTTATATGTTTAACCAATAATTAGAAAAATACAAATTTGAAAAAGGAATTTGATAATTAAAAAAATAATAAAATCTATTACTGAATAAATACAATTGTATATTATTTCAGCAAAATAATTCATCTTTCAATCGTTAATTATTGATTCAATAAAATGACAATGAACTACCTTGCTATAATTGTTGCGGCCTTAAGCGCCTTTATGATCGGAGGGTTGTGGTATTCCCCGCTTCTGTTTTTAAAAATATGGAATAAAGCTTCTGCCAAAAATCCTGAAACAGGAGAAGGTCGTCACCCAATAAAAGTTTTCGGATTCAGCTTTCTTTTTTCATTGATTGCAGCCATAGCACTCTCCTATCTGCTAGGCCCTCAACCAATACTTGCCGAAGCAATCAAAACATCTCTCCTTGTTGGAACTTGTTGTATCGCAACCAGCTTCGGAATTAACTATCAGTTTTCAAACAAAAGTATGCTTCTATGGCTGATCGATGCAGGCTATCATTGCGTGCAGTTTCTGACTATGGGTTTGATTTTCGGATTATGGCATTAATCAAAACAGGTGAACTGCTAATTCATAAAAAAGGCCGGTCATAAATTATGGACCGGCCAATTTTCCCAAACTAAAAAAACAAAAAAAAATTACTTTAAAAATGTCGCCAGGCGGGAAGTATAAGAGTCATTGATTTTAATGATATACAAACCATTTTCAAGATTACTGATATCAATTCCTTCAGCTCCTTCACGTTTTCCGGTTGCAACGATACTTCCGGTAGAATTAATGATTTCATATGTGAATGGATCAGACATGTTTATGTTAACATAGTTTTCTGCAGGATTTGGATACAACACCAGCTTGTTACTTTCACTTGTTTGTAACCCTGCTATCACCGGAGGCGCACAGGAATTAATGTCCCATAGCGGATCGGTAAATTCAACATTTTCATTTGAGCCCAGAACGGCCATATTATTATTAATTGAATAATCTTTACAGAATTGACCCTGACCTTCATTAAGTTTCCAGTAAGCAGCAAGCCCTGTTTCATTGCCGGTTAGTTCTGTATTACGATATTTTTTAAGATCTGCAGAAGTCCTGGAAACATTCCAGATCCTCAGCTCTCTGATAAATCCTTCAAAACCGTGCTGATAACTATTTGCAGCATCATTGCCAATTACAACATTTACATTACTTTGGATATCTCCTTTATTATACATTTTCAAACTCTGAACAACGTAGTCATCAACATAAAAAAACAAGCTATCTCCTTGTCTTTTTAATGCAATGAAGTGACACTTATTATCCCGTATTTCAGGATTTGAAGCTGTTTCATAATTTGCACCTTCAATCTGGGCTAAAAGCCTTCCGTAAGATGTTAAACTCAGGAAAAATCCATTATTAATATTGGTTCTTGTAGAAACAATCATAGAATATCCAGTCGCTTTTTCATTGGTATTTACTGTCGCTTCTATTGTAAAATTTCCTGTTCCAAAATCCAGTTTATCATTCGCAGGTGCGATAGCTCTTGTTTTGTCGGTTTTTACAAACCTCAATCCATTGCCGGTTTCCAGCTCTTCCTCCTCATTAATTGAACAACCATCCGCAGAAAAAGTAGGGTCAAAATTTGCATCAGCAGATGAACTACCCAGATATGACGCGTGATCAGATTCAGACAAATCTTTTACTGACTGACCGGAAGTTTCATTTAATCTCCAGTATCCTACCAGACTTTCAGAACTTCTTTCTGTCTGGTCCAGTTGACGGTCCTTTCTATCCAGAAAGTATTTTCCGCTTAATGCTGTATTCCACACTCTCACCTCTTTAATTACACCATCAAACCCGTGTCTAAATGAATCCCCCTCATCATTGCCAATAAATGTAGAAGCTATATGAGTAACATTGTGCGTAGCATATAACTTAGCTTTATCTAACAAAATCCCGTCTACAAAAATAAAAACACTGTCCGCCGTTTTTCTCAATCCGATATGATGACATTGATTGTCTTTTAAATTCCTTGTTCCGCCAAAATAATTGGCTCCATCTAATTGTACCGTTGGAGAGCCAATATTATCAAGACTTAGAAAAAATCCATCTGAATTTGAGGTCCCTCTCTTTGACAAGATCATGTAATAACCGCCTCCAGGAACTGCTTTTACTAAGGCTTCAATTGAAAATGCTCCTGTACCAAAATTCATTTTTCCTGCTTCTTCAATTTTTATTCTTGATTCAGCTGTCCTTGAAAAGCTGATGCTTTGAGCATTTGATATCTGAATCATAAAGACCATGCAAAAGGCTGTTGCCAAACGAGTATAAAATTTTTTCATCCTTAATGTGTTAGTTTTAGAAAATACGGCGGCTATTTCTCCGCACTTTATAGTAGGGCGCAGGGAGGAAAAAATGTTACAGATTCCATTTAAAAAAAAGCTGAAAGAGAAATGTTATGATTTCTCTTTCAGCTTATTAAATTTTTCTATCGGCTATCTAGCGCCTGGCAATTTATTGATTATCCTTTGAATTCAGCTTAATCCCTGCCCAATAAGAAAGTGCTGTTACACCAAGAGCGATAAGTGGAGCAACAAATGGTGTCTGGGTTGCCACATGGACCCACACCGCACCAATAAGCACAAAACTAGTACCTGCATAAGCCCAGTCTTTAGCACGATTCCACACCGGCACAACAAATGCAATTGCTGCAAGCAATTTTGCAGTTCCCAATATCATAATGAAAGATTCCGGGAAACCGATCTTTTTGAAATTTTCCATTAGCTCAGCATTTTTAGTTAAATACATAAAACTGCTGAATGCAAACATTAATGCTAATAACACAGATGTCACCCTATAAATGATCTTCTCTTTTTTCATCGCAATTATTTTTTATGATTGAACTCAAATCTACTTCATATTGCTATATATTTGTAATCAGTTACCGATTGTATACCGGTTACAAAAAGTATATCGCATGGAAATAATCCACACAAAAGAATCCTGCGCAGGGAGCAGAAGAGCAATTCAGGACACCCTTGAAGTAATCAATGGCAAATGGAAGTTGTTGATTTTGGTGACTTTACTTGAAAAACCATTAAGATTTAAGGAATTGGTCCGAGAGATTGGGGTAACACCGAGAATGCTTTCAAAAGAGCTCCACGATATGGAAATGAATAAGCTGATCAGTAGAACTGTTTATCAAACCAAACCCATAGCGGTAGAATATGCTATTACGGAGCATGGCAAAACCTTAAACAGGGTTTTGGAAGAAATGAAAAGCTGGGGAGAGTTTCACAGGAAGAAGATAATGAAAGAGGAGTAAGGGAAATCAGCAACAGTTCGAGCAAGAGCAACACACTATATTCCGAATGCTTCTAGCCCTTGCTCAATTTGGACTATTGATCTCACTGCTTACCTCTCCTTTATCCAAACCTCCCTTTCTTCAAAGGAACTAGATTTTATTAATTCTTTTAATTCTTTTTTGGTTGGCTTCATTTGATAGCTGATAACTTTACCACTGTCATTCTTCATTATCGCTTTTTCTTCAACCGGCAGCAGCTGAAATAGACTGTCATCGGGCATAATCATACTTATGGATAATCTGTTTTTCTCCAAATCCAGCCTTTTAACCTTCCAGCTCGCCTCTCCACATTGATAATTCAAAAAATATGAGCCTTTTAAGGAACGACAAAGCTGGGTGGGGGATACATTAAAGATCGTGTCCCTTACAAGGTGATTAGCAGAAACACTGTCACCTGAAATCTTCAGAACTTTGAAGTTTAGATTTTCCAGATAGTTTTTAATATCCTCATCATTGTTACGATCCCCGTAAATGTGCTGTCTAAATCATTCCTATCAAAGAGAATATTGTAAGGAGTAATCTTAATGATTTTGTTTTCAAGAATTAATAGTTGAGCTCCGTCCTCACCATTGTAGATACCTCTGTATTTTCTATTAAATCCGCTTAGGTTTTTGGTTTCTCCAGGCTGAGGTTCTAAAAATTCAACCGCAACTTCCTCTTTCTTTTCGCTACAACCTAATACTATCAAAGCCAGGAATAAAAAAATCTTTTTCATATAATAAGAATAAAAGTTCGGACTAATAACGACTAGTCAACGGTTGTTTATTTCAAACCTATTAATTATTTATTTTTCACCGGAACAGCATCATAACAAGTATTTCCGGCTACCTTCTTAATGTTGACATCCACAGGATCATATGTTTTTACTTTCACCAGATTGACATCTATTGATGACGAAGCCGATTTAATATTTACATCAATCGTCCCATCAGCATTTGTCTTTACTAAACGGTAATTAGGATCATAAACCACATTTTCAGAATTTGCTGCGTGGGCATTTGGGATAATATCTATTTGCTTAACAACGATAATCATCAGGCAAACAGCAATAATGGTCAGGATAGTTTTTGTGTAAAGGTCGGTTTTCATAGGGTAAATTATTTCAATGTTTTAATTGTTGAATTTGCCAGTAAAGACTTCATTTGATTTACTGCAATTTTATTAAGTTCAATTAGTCGTTGACTTTGTGATACTGCCTGACTTATTAAAAGTGCATTAATACTTTCCAAATTTGACAGAATAACCAATTGTTTTATAGTAGCATAATCTCTGATATTTCCATCACTATTTGGATTTTCATGTCGCCATTCTTGAGCCGTCTTTCCAAATAAGGCCATATTTAAAACGTCGGCCTCACTTGCAAAAGTTAATTGAACGTCAGATTTACTCAACAAATTTGGAATGATGTTTTCTTTAATTGCATCTGTGTGGATTCTATAATTAACCTTTGAAAGGGTTCTCTGCAAATTCCATCCTGACTGAAATCTATTATTTTCCTCTTCCTTCAGCCTCTGGAACTCTTTAATTATATATAATTTAAACTCTATTGAAATCCAGGACGCAAATTCAAATGCTATATCTTTATGAGCAAAGGTTCCTCCGAATCGGCCTGATTAGATGCAATACCAATTGCATTAGTTGATTCTATCCATTTTTTGGGACTCATAGTGAAACTATTAAGTCCAGCCTGATTTTTAAACCCGTCGAATTCGACGGATTTAAAATTTGGATTATGCAGTTGCTCCCAAAAACCTAACAATTCAAGAGTATTTCTATTTCTTAACCAATTTTTTATAATATCATCTGTGTTGGAAAAGTCTTTGTATCTGGCAATATCCGTTAAAGATATGTAATCCTGGTCATTATAATTATGAATTATTATATCAATTCCCTGAACTTCTAATTTTGATTTCTTCATCATAGCCACTTGATTTAATATACTGTTGAAAAATTCTGATTTAGGTTTTAATTAAAAAATATAATTACAAACATAAAATTTTGAACCCAACTTAAAAAAGATGCTATCGAAAATACCCCTTCAATTCCACTTATAAATCTTCCTTGCTATCCAATAAAAAGCTACTCCCTCAAGCAGCAATATCAGTGATGGTAATGCAATCTCTTTTATTCCTGCACCTTCCACAAAAATGCTCCTGAACGCATCCGCCAGCATGGTTAGTGGCAATACTTTTATTATCGGAATCAACCATTCGGGAAAGTTCTGATAGCTGAAAAATATTCCGGATAAGATCATCATTGGTAAGGTTACAGCGTTGATAAGTCCATTTGCAACCTCAGTGTTAGCCGTCTTGCTCGAAACCAGAATAGCTAGTCCGGAGAAGGAAATAACACCACATAAAAAAACTATGATCAGAGCCAATATGCTCCCAGTGATCTGTACCTTAAAGAAAATAGCTGCAAACAGAAATAGAATAACCGCTTCTGCAATTGTAATGAAAATCCTTGCACTGAATTGTGCAAGAAAGAAATATGATTTTTTCATTGGCGTTGCAATCATTCTTCTCAATAACTTTTTGATTCTATAATTGATCAAAGTCCAGCTAATACCCCAGACACAAGAGTTAAGAATTCCAAGAGCTATAAGTCCAGGA includes the following:
- a CDS encoding winged helix-turn-helix transcriptional regulator; translated protein: MEIIHTKESCAGSRRAIQDTLEVINGKWKLLILVTLLEKPLRFKELVREIGVTPRMLSKELHDMEMNKLISRTVYQTKPIAVEYAITEHGKTLNRVLEEMKSWGEFHRKKIMKEE
- a CDS encoding TerB family tellurite resistance protein; the encoded protein is MELTLDIFESKKTKGVKSHINNLVAIAKSDGNFSMAEKRLIFEIGKRNGLSNDKLKTIIKSDKAIKFKVPKTDSDRFDRVYDLVEMAIVEGSDNENEISACIEIAEKLGFRKAIVGVLVRKLATGIQGELPKTKEELKAECADFLVF
- a CDS encoding ABC transporter permease, which produces MNNSFLQLVFLQFRSFYREPAILFWAIGFPIIMAGVLGIAFSNKEIKRKVMILGSTDSASFEKVLGADIGMPSRFTFIYGTKRQAELGIKRGEIQLYFLPSSDRITFFLDPTNTEAQNTYLVLEREFRRGNKVTKKIVVQPLTSQGVRYIDFLIPGLIALGILNSCVWGISWTLINYRIKKLLRRMIATPMKKSYFFLAQFSARIFITIAEAVILFLFAAIFFKVQITGSILALIIVFLCGVISFSGLAILVSSKTANTEVANGLINAVTLPMMILSGIFFSYQNFPEWLIPIIKVLPLTMLADAFRSIFVEGAGIKEIALPSLILLLEGVAFYWIARKIYKWN
- a CDS encoding ABC transporter ATP-binding protein, whose translation is MLRKPSQGKNNPTLTERYGALKNLLPFFKIIWKASPLMAVSNGVLRIVKGIIPLLMLLIARKIIDEIVMISGHQAEVTSRLWILVGSEFALAILSDLLSRAIALLDSLLGDLVANSTSLKLMDHAAQLDMNHFEDSEFYDKLERARRQTLGRTVLMSQVLSQMQDAISLAGLSAGLILFNPWLILLLLIAVIPAFLGEAHFNEKTYSLVHGQTPERRELDYIRYIGASDETAKEVKIFNLSDFLKSRFAELSSKFYKANKALASKRAMWGGALAAIGSAGYYGAYVFIIIRTVNGSLSLGDLTFLAGSFNQLRTLLQSMLTRFSTIAEGSLYLKDLFDFFELKPEIISPATPRPFPNPIQQGFLFENVGFKYKHAEKWAIRNLNFTLNAGEKLALVGENGAGKTTLVKLLARLYDPTEGRILLDGHDIKEYDVLELRSGIGVIFQDFVRFQMTAGNNIAVGRIEQKENVSRIEHAASKSLADSVIIKLPKGYEQIIGRRFAEGVDLSGGEWQKIALGRAYMRDAQVLILDEPTAALDARAEHEVFVRFSELTKGKTAVLISHRFSTVRMADRILVIENGQLLEIGSHEELLKKEGRYAELFNLQARGYL
- a CDS encoding DUF1761 domain-containing protein, with amino-acid sequence MTMNYLAIIVAALSAFMIGGLWYSPLLFLKIWNKASAKNPETGEGRHPIKVFGFSFLFSLIAAIALSYLLGPQPILAEAIKTSLLVGTCCIATSFGINYQFSNKSMLLWLIDAGYHCVQFLTMGLIFGLWH
- a CDS encoding NAD(P)/FAD-dependent oxidoreductase codes for the protein MKDKIMSIDYYDCIIVGGSYSGLSAAMALGRSLRKVLVIDDGKPCNATTPHSQNFITHDGKKPAEITAIAKHQVEQYKSVSFYKGFAIKGRKLDEGFEIETKAGDKFGSKKLIFATGIRDIMPEISGFSECWGISVIHCPYCHGFEYRESKTAIMANGDLAFHFTPLIYNLTKDLVLITGGKSTLTIEQTEKIKQHNIPIIEKEIVQVIHKKGYLEEAIFKDGSKIPLEALYARPLFEQHSGIPVSLGCEITEQGYIKIDNMQKTTVPGVFACGDNSSFMRSVANAVSSGNMAGAATNKELSEMEF
- a CDS encoding LamG-like jellyroll fold domain-containing protein gives rise to the protein MKKFYTRLATAFCMVFMIQISNAQSISFSRTAESRIKIEEAGKMNFGTGAFSIEALVKAVPGGGYYMILSKRGTSNSDGFFLSLDNIGSPTVQLDGANYFGGTRNLKDNQCHHIGLRKTADSVFIFVDGILLDKAKLYATHNVTHIASTFIGNDEGDSFRHGFDGVIKEVRVWNTALSGKYFLDRKDRQLDQTERSSESLVGYWRLNETSGQSVKDLSESDHASYLGSSSADANFDPTFSADGCSINEEEELETGNGLRFVKTDKTRAIAPANDKLDFGTGNFTIEATVNTNEKATGYSMIVSTRTNINNGFFLSLTSYGRLLAQIEGANYETASNPEIRDNKCHFIALKRQGDSLFFYVDDYVVQSLKMYNKGDIQSNVNVVIGNDAANSYQHGFEGFIRELRIWNVSRTSADLKKYRNTELTGNETGLAAYWKLNEGQGQFCKDYSINNNMAVLGSNENVEFTDPLWDINSCAPPVIAGLQTSESNKLVLYPNPAENYVNINMSDPFTYEIINSTGSIVATGKREGAEGIDISNLENGLYIIKINDSYTSRLATFLK
- a CDS encoding KilA-N domain-containing protein, translated to MMKKSKLEVQGIDIIIHNYNDQDYISLTDIARYKDFSNTDDIIKNWLRNRNTLELLGFWEQLHNPNFKSVEFDGFKNQAGLNSFTMSPKKWIESTNAIGIASNQADSEEPLLIKI
- a CDS encoding DoxX family protein; translated protein: MKKEKIIYRVTSVLLALMFAFSSFMYLTKNAELMENFKKIGFPESFIMILGTAKLLAAIAFVVPVWNRAKDWAYAGTSFVLIGAVWVHVATQTPFVAPLIALGVTALSYWAGIKLNSKDNQ